The Cyprinus carpio isolate SPL01 chromosome A5, ASM1834038v1, whole genome shotgun sequence genome has a segment encoding these proteins:
- the LOC109084961 gene encoding uncharacterized protein LOC109084961 produces the protein MGDNDVQMESTEQMQEPHASSSDKIDLSLDDIIKLNKKELKASRAGNIAKTKRAAHRNNVLKKLHQVPQQQRGLRRGAQQYRGPGRARGLRRQRGSGRDMMSRRGSLNIAAATVTTSEHFDQTTFTSRGTFRGRGRGRGRGGGLSRGALSARGQRGGRPFVLDRGFSATKRAERLQRYQTIRSEEQHHLAPRSQFLCQMLNLHLSL, from the exons ATGGGGGACAATGATGTTCAGATGGAGAGTACCGAGCAAATGCAGGAGCCTCACGCTTCAAGCTCGGACAAAATCGACTTGTCATTAG ATGACATTATAAAGCTGAATAAGAAGGAACTGAAGGCAAGCCGAGCTGGCAACATCGCTAAAACTAAACGTGCTGCTCACAGGAACAACGTCTTGAAGAAACTCCACCAGGTTCCACAGCAGCAGAGGGGACTCAGACGAGGGGCACAGCAGTACAGAG GGCCTGGCAGGGCGAGAGGTTTGAGGAGACAAAGGGGATCCGGGAGGGACATGATGTCGAGAAGGGGTTCATTAAATATAGCTGCTGCCACTGTCACG ACCAGTGAACATTTTGATCAGACCACATTCACATCGAGGGGGACATTCAGAGGACGAGGAAGAGGTAGAGGAAGAGGCGGCGGACTGAGCAG gGGTGCATTGTCAGCAAGAGGACAGAGGGGTGGAAGACCATTTGTATTAGACAGAGGG TTTTCTGCTACAAAAAGAGCTGAGAGATTACAGAGGTATCAGACGATAAGAAG CGAAGAACAGCACCATCTGGCTCCACGCTCACAGTTTCTCTGCCAAATGCTAAACCTGCACCTGTCGCTGT GA
- the LOC109084936 gene encoding U2 snRNP-associated SURP motif-containing protein-like, producing the protein MADKKGKSVGVKRTLTKREQEEMKKKEEEKAAEVFEEFIASFDTNEKSGVKTFVRGGIVNATKEEEAAEVKKSKLYRPASKFTSPPQNASPVQPADVKKTAVKKKVEEKKKKSNLELFKEELKQIQEEREERYKRKKGDSGGVNPDLDLPPTRRSIFDDDPVVPNTTNLYIGCINPKMTEEMLCKEFGKYGPLASVKIMWPRTEEERTRVTNRGFVAFMTRKDAERALAALDGKTVMGFEMKLGWGKAVRIPPQPLYTPIGVLKTTAPPPPSGLPFNAQPRDRFRNYFTKPRSRSQEDIYKTLSEAVVTVVIPPERNLLGLIHRMIEFVVREGPMFEAIIMSREKDNPDFRFLFDNKSQEHVYYRWKLYSILQGESPNKWRTSPFRMFRGGSLWKPPLLNPYLHGDEEPEESSFPSQEEEPKKGHLKAEHRERLEALLRGLTPCRDEIGDAMLFCLERAEAAEEVVSCITESLSIAHTPLQKKIARLYLISDILYNSCAKVANASYYRKFFETKLPQIFGDISEAYRNIQARLQAEQFKQRVMGCFRAWEDWAVYPDSFLIQLQNIFLGLIKPGEEVIDRAEPKSPDLDGVPLDGIPLERGEIDGTPLDDLDGSPLTWDPSSIDGVPVDDIDGVPLGNSIDDIDGVPFDESSDKTLPTVALSKWEKVEDSESSAKNDSDTEVNSSGLKENDGDSDMSSDEADSPSRYEGAEFKSSLRNFELSESKRTRLRELEVKVMNFQDELESGKRQKKSSMTLQQQVQHYRNRLLQKEFDKDDQEKKDKYSQKQKDRSKKDERRDKGEDRSKTRDKEKSRKSEDRERSRGRSRDKEERRERTRSRSPRKSKRSQSPSPQHKSWRSSSRSPHRSSKTKKSKKSKH; encoded by the exons ATGGCAGACAAAAAAGGGAAATCTGTGGGGGTGAAGAGGACACTaacaaaaagagagcaagaggAAATGAAGAAAAAG GAGGAGGAGAAAGCTGCTGAAGTCTTTGAGGAATTTATAGCTTCTTTTGACACTAATGAAAAAAGTGGAGTGAAGACATTCGTACGAGGAGGAATTGTAAATGCAACTAAAG AGGAAGAAGCCGCCGAAGTGAAGAAGAGCAAACTGTACAGACCCGCCTCTAAATTCACTTCTCCACCTCAGAATGCCTCGCCTGTCCAACCTGCAGACgttaaaaaaact GCCGTTAAAAAGAAAgtggaggagaagaagaaaaagagtaaTCTGGAGCTTTTTAAAGAGGAATTAAAACA AATCCAGGAGGAAAGAGAGGAACGATACAAAAGGAAGAAAGGTGATTCTGGAGGAGTAAACCCAGATCTGGATTTACCCCCGACACGTCGATCAA TATTTGATGATGATCCTGTAGTGCCAAACACAACAAACCTGTACATCGGCTGCATCAACCCCAAG ATGACAGAGGAGATGCTGTGTAAGGAGTTCGGGAAATACGGTCCTCTGGCCAGTGTGAAGATCATGTGGCCACGCACTGAAGAAGAGAGAACAAGAGTCACCAACCGCGGTTTTGTTGCTTTCATGACACGGAAAGATGCAGAGCGTGCTCTGGCCGCACTGGATG GTAAAACAGTAATGGGTTTTGAAATGAAGCTAGGTTGGGGGAAGGCAGTACGTATTCCTCCACAACCTCTGTACACCCCCATCGGGGTTCTGAAGACCACTGCCCCCCCTCCACCTTCTGGACTGCCATTCAACGCCCAACCCAGAGACCGCTTCAGAAATTACTTCACCAAGCCACGCAGCCGCTCGCAGGAAGACATTTACAAG ACTCTGTCCGAGGCCGTAGTGACAGTGGTAATCCCCCCAGAAAG GAACCTGCTGGGCTTGATACACAGAATGATTGAGTTTGTGGTGAGAGAGGGACCCATGTTTGAGGCCATCATCATGAGCCGGGAAAAGGACAACCCTGACTTCAG GTTTTTGTTTGATAATAAGAGTCAGGAGCATGTGTACTACAGATGGAAACTCTACTCCATTCTCCAG GGAGAGAGCCCAAATAAATGGAGGACGTCACCTTTCAGAATGTTTAGGGGCGGCTCTCTGTGGAAGCCACCTCTCCTTAACCCGTATCTCCATGGTGATGAGGAACCAGAAGAGAGCTCCTTCCCTTCTCAAGAGGAAGAGCCAAAGAAAGGGCACCTGAAGGCAGA GCACAGAGAGAGGTTGGAGGCCTTGCTGAGAGGGCTGACTCCTTGCAGGGATGAGATTGGTGATGCAATGCTGTTCTGCCTGGAGAGAGCAGAGGCTGCTGAGGAGGTCGTCTCCTGCATCACTGAATCTCTGTCTATAGCACACACACCACTGCAGAAGAAG ATTGCCAGACTTTACCTGATATCGGACATCCTCTACAACTCCTGCGCCAAAGTTGCCAATGCGTCTTATTACCGCAAATT TTTTGAAACAAAGCTGCCGCAGATATTTGGAGACATCAGTGAAGCGTATCGGAACATCCAGGCCCGACTCCAGGCAGAGCAGTTTAAG CAAAGAGTCATGGGATGTTTTCGTGCGTGGGAAGACTGGGCAGTTTATCCAGACTCCTTCCTGATCCAACTGCAGAATATATTCCTGGGGCTTATTAAACCTGGAGAGGAAGTCATTGACAGAGCAGAG CCCAAATCACCTGATCTGGATGGGGTGCCATTGGATGGTATTCCTCTGGAGAGAGGTGAAATTGATGGTACACCCCTTGATGACCTTGATGGATCACCTTTGACCTGGGATCCATCCTCTATAGATGGTGTACCGGTTGATGACATAGACGGTGTTCCCCTAGGAAACTCAATAGATGATATTGATGGTGTGCCAT TTGATGAAAGCTCAGATAAGACTTTACCCACTGTTGCACTGTCTAAATGGGAGAAGGTGGAGGATTCAGAATCCTCAG CCAAGAATGACTCAGACACTGAGGTGAATTCGAG TGGCCTGAAGGAAAATGATGGTGACTCTGATATGAGCAGTGATGAAGCTGACAGCCCCAGCAGGTATGAGGGGGCGGAGTTTAAGAGTTCTCTAAGGAACTTTGAGCTGTCTGAAAGCAAAAGGACACGCCTCCGAGAACTGGAG GTGAAGGTGATGAATTTCCAGGATGAGTTGGAGTCGGGCAAGAGACAGAAGAAGTCTAGTATGACTCTACAACAGCAAGTTCAGCATTACAGAAACAGACTGCTACAGAAG GAGTTTGACAAGGACGACcaggaaaagaaagacaaatattcacaaaaacagAAAGACCGGTCCAAAAAAGATGAGCGGAGAGATAAAGGGGAGGACCGGAGTAAAACAAGGGATAAAGAAAAAAGTAGAAAGAGTGAGGACAGAGAAAGGAGTAGAGGACGAAGTCGAGAcaaagaagagaggagagagag AACAAGATCTCGATCCCCACGGAAGTCAAAACGCTCTCAATCACCATCACCGCAGCACAAATCCTGGAGGTCATCGTCCCGATCACCACATCGCTCGAGCAAGACCAAGAAGAGTAAGAAGAGTAAACATTGA